From the Streptomyces sp. NBC_00390 genome, the window AACGCTCGTGCGGCAGCAGGCTCCGCTGAAGCGGCTCGGCATCGCGCGGTACGACAAGGCGAAGTGGCGCGACGGCGACGAAGTTGCGTTCATCGCCGATCGGGTGGCGTCGGGACGCGCCTATCGCCGCGGCGAGCAGACGCAGACCGTCTCCCGCGTCGCAGCCCCGCCGGCTGTCGCAGAGGCCCACGGCCTACCTGTCGGTGCCGACGTATACGCGCGCGCCCGGCTCGTGAAGGAGGGCGACCAGCCCACGCATACCTTGACCAGTTACTACCGGCCCGACCATGTCGAGGGCACGCGCATCGTGGACCCCAAACCTGGTCCGGCCGGCCGCGGCGGTGGCTTCCGTGTTCTGTACGACGCCGGTTACGAGATCGACCACATGCGAGAGCAGCTCTTCGCGCGCGTCCCCACGGCGGATGAGGCGAAGCTCCTGCAGCTGACACCGG encodes:
- a CDS encoding GntR family transcriptional regulator is translated as MAPKWRELADKLADRIRSGEYAPGQQLPHIRDLVEAGEGSKSTVHAAYKALEAEGLITSSRGHGTLVRQQAPLKRLGIARYDKAKWRDGDEVAFIADRVASGRAYRRGEQTQTVSRVAAPPAVAEAHGLPVGADVYARARLVKEGDQPTHTLTSYYRPDHVEGTRIVDPKPGPAGRGGGFRVLYDAGYEIDHMREQLFARVPTADEAKLLQLTPGEWVVELHRTTFTADGTVVEFAIGVHAATRFAWEYDFQVPDSARD